A stretch of Melospiza georgiana isolate bMelGeo1 unplaced genomic scaffold, bMelGeo1.pri scaffold_29, whole genome shotgun sequence DNA encodes these proteins:
- the LOC131096475 gene encoding olfactory receptor 14J1-like codes for MSNSSSISHFLLLALADTRQLQLLQFCLLLGISLAALLGNGLIISAVACGHHLHTPMFFFLLNLALSDLGFICSTVPKAMHNSLWDTRDISYTGCAAQLFFFLFFISAEFCLLTIMCYDRYVSICKPLHYGTLLGSRACAHMAAAAWASAFLYSLLHTVNTFSLPLCHGNVLGQFFCEIPQILKLSCYKSYLREFGLIAVSVCFGFCCFVFIVFSYVQIFRAVLRIPSEQGRHKAFSTCLPHLAVVSLFLSTAAFAHLKPPSMSSPSLDLALSILYSVMPPALNPLIYSLRNQELKAAVRRLITGCFQEH; via the coding sequence atgtccaacagcagctccatcagccacttcctcctgctggcactggcagacacgcggcagctgcagctcctgcagttctgcctcttgctgggcatctccctggctgccctcctgggcaatggcctcatcatcagcgccgtagcctgcggccaccacctgcacacacccatgttcttcttcctgctcaacctggccctcagcgacctgggaTTCATCTGcagcactgtccccaaagccatgcacaattccctctgggacaccagggacatctcctacacaggatgtgctgctcagctctttttctttctgttcttcatctcagcagaattttgcctcctgaccatcatgtgctatgaccgctacgtgtccatctgcaaacccctgcactacgggaccctcctgggcagcagagcttgtgcccacatggcagcagctgcctgggccagtgcctttctctattcactgctgcacacagtCAATACATTTtctctgcccctgtgccatggcaatgtcctgggccagttcttctgtgaaattccCCAGATCCTCAAGCTTTCCTGCTACAAATCCTATCTCAGGGAATTTGGGCTCATTGCAGTTAGtgtctgttttggtttttgctgttttgtgttcattgttttctcctatgtgcagatcttcagggctgtgctgaggatcccctctgagcagggacggcacaaagccttttccacctgcctccctcacctggccgtcgtctccctgttcctcagcactgcagcatttgcacatctgaagcccccctccatgtcttccccatccctggatctggccctgtcaaTTCTGTACTCTGTgatgcctccagccctgaatcccctcatctacagcctgaggaaccaggagctcaaggctgcagtgaggagactgatcactggatgctttcaggaacattaa